A window of the Pirellulales bacterium genome harbors these coding sequences:
- a CDS encoding TIGR00730 family Rossman fold protein, whose translation MSEAFDNLAAILRSSSYRLAEDDPELLRRPEMRAVRMQLELAKPELAFLEHKVNSTIVVFGSARIPEPAVARERLAVARAALAAAPDDPLLARAASRAERVAAKSSYYERARDFARLVTSTCQVGLHCDYVVVTGGGPGIMEAANRGAHDAGGKSVGLNITLLEEQQPNPYITPDLCFRFRYFALRKLHFLLRAKALVIFPGGFGTLDELFDALTLRQTMRMQSIPIVMFGREYWEQVLNLQFLADEGTISDEDLELISYAETPAAAWDIITEFHRRQAPGV comes from the coding sequence ATGAGCGAAGCCTTCGACAACCTGGCCGCCATTCTGCGCTCGAGCAGCTATCGTCTGGCCGAGGACGATCCCGAGCTGTTGCGGCGGCCCGAGATGCGTGCCGTGCGAATGCAGCTCGAGTTGGCCAAGCCGGAACTGGCCTTCCTCGAGCACAAGGTGAACTCGACCATCGTCGTGTTCGGCAGCGCGCGGATCCCCGAACCGGCCGTGGCTCGCGAACGCCTGGCCGTGGCCCGCGCAGCGCTGGCGGCTGCGCCCGACGATCCGCTGCTCGCGCGCGCGGCGAGTCGCGCCGAGCGCGTCGCGGCCAAGAGCTCGTACTACGAGCGGGCGCGCGATTTCGCACGGCTCGTTACCTCAACCTGCCAGGTGGGCCTGCACTGCGACTATGTCGTGGTTACCGGCGGAGGACCCGGCATCATGGAAGCCGCCAATCGCGGCGCGCACGACGCAGGAGGCAAATCGGTGGGGCTCAATATCACACTGCTAGAGGAGCAGCAGCCGAACCCTTATATCACGCCCGATCTTTGCTTTCGCTTTCGCTACTTCGCCCTGCGCAAGCTCCACTTCCTGTTGCGGGCCAAGGCGCTGGTGATCTTTCCCGGGGGGTTCGGCACGCTCGACGAGTTGTTCGACGCGCTCACGTTACGTCAGACGATGCGCATGCAATCGATTCCGATCGTCATGTTCGGCCGCGAGTACTGGGAACAGGTGCTGAACCTGCAATTTCTCGCCGACGAAGGGACGATCTCCGACGAGGATCTCGAGTTGATCTCGTACGCCGAGACGCCCGCCGCCGCCTGGGACATCATCACCGAGTTCCACCGCCGCCAGGCGCCAGGCGTCTGA
- a CDS encoding redoxin domain-containing protein, with amino-acid sequence MKFVRLSLWCLMVPVCALALVVGGSQWRALAKDETAPPTGQPVAPAEEHASPAAAPSLTVPSDADEAQLVEFMETTARRRPTGETIEDARENFTQTQRAVIAAADKILAGQPQEETRQKATQYKLLALVNLSRTGSDEAKAELLTFADSLTKDKSPDLATLGRLIALQTKIETIPVTGTDEQIKGLLAEVNELVKSSHADRQSFMLAYGLAQMLEMNNKTELAISAFNSLAEQIAHSDDPELRAYASKLEGSARRLGLLGQSIELTGTLVNGKPFNWKAYAGKVVLVDFWATWCGPCRAELPNVKANFDRFHDKGFEVVGVSLDDASPEGKAGLESFLAENQIPWANLYSSDEKASGWENPLATQFGIMSIPATFLIDREGKVISLDARGEALTEQLEKLFGEEPTKVSAAK; translated from the coding sequence ATGAAGTTCGTCAGACTGAGTCTCTGGTGTTTGATGGTGCCAGTCTGTGCGCTGGCACTCGTCGTGGGCGGCTCGCAATGGCGCGCCCTGGCCAAGGACGAGACTGCCCCGCCCACCGGCCAGCCCGTCGCGCCAGCCGAAGAACATGCCTCGCCGGCGGCCGCGCCGTCGTTGACAGTACCGTCCGATGCCGACGAAGCGCAGCTCGTTGAGTTCATGGAAACGACCGCGCGCCGTCGTCCGACCGGCGAAACGATCGAAGACGCCCGCGAGAACTTTACCCAGACGCAGCGGGCCGTGATCGCCGCCGCCGACAAGATTCTTGCCGGTCAGCCACAGGAAGAAACTCGTCAGAAGGCCACTCAATACAAATTGCTGGCGCTGGTCAACCTGAGCCGCACGGGCAGCGACGAAGCCAAGGCCGAATTGCTCACGTTCGCCGATTCGCTCACCAAGGACAAGTCGCCCGACCTGGCCACGTTGGGTCGTTTGATCGCACTCCAAACCAAGATCGAAACGATCCCCGTGACCGGCACCGACGAGCAGATCAAAGGCCTGCTCGCCGAGGTGAACGAGCTGGTCAAGTCCTCGCACGCCGATCGCCAGTCGTTCATGCTGGCCTATGGTCTGGCGCAGATGCTCGAGATGAACAACAAGACCGAGCTCGCGATCAGCGCCTTCAACTCGTTGGCCGAACAGATCGCCCACAGCGACGATCCGGAGCTACGTGCCTACGCGTCGAAGCTCGAAGGGAGCGCTCGTCGACTCGGCCTGCTGGGGCAGTCGATCGAACTGACCGGCACGCTCGTCAATGGCAAGCCGTTCAACTGGAAGGCCTACGCCGGCAAGGTCGTGCTCGTCGATTTCTGGGCCACCTGGTGCGGTCCCTGCCGTGCCGAGTTGCCGAACGTGAAGGCCAACTTCGATCGCTTCCACGACAAGGGTTTTGAAGTCGTCGGCGTCAGCCTCGACGATGCCTCGCCCGAGGGCAAGGCCGGTCTCGAGAGCTTCCTTGCCGAGAATCAAATCCCCTGGGCGAACCTGTACAGCTCGGACGAGAAGGCGAGTGGCTGGGAGAACCCCCTCGCCACGCAGTTCGGCATCATGAGCATCCCGGCGACCTTCCTCATCGATCGCGAGGGCAAGGTCATCTCGCTGGACGCTCGCGGTGAAGCCCTGACCGAGCAGCTCGAAAAGCTGTTCGGCGAAGAGCCGACGAAAGTCTCGGCCGCGAAGTAG